GCAATGATTGGCAAGGGGGTAAAATGATTGGATAAAATTTATATTCATGATATGGAGTTTTATGGCTATCATGGCGTATTTCCAGAGGAGAATAAATTGGGGCAAAGGTTTAAAGTGGATTTAACAGTGGAACTGGATTTAAAACAAGCGGGCGAAAGTGATAACTTAGAGCATTCGGTAAACTACGGGGAGCTCTTTGAACTTTGTAGACAAGTGGTAGAAGATCGAACATATAAGCTTGTAGAAAGTATTGCGGAAAATATAGCGGCGAATATATTGAATCAGTACGTAAGTATTTTGCGATGTACAGTAAAGGTTGTTAAACCGGATCCACCAATACCAGGGCACTATCGTGCTGTGGCGGTAGAAATTACGAGAGGCCGACCATGAAAAATGTAGTATATGTTGCGTTAGGATCAAATATTGGTGATCGTTATGTTTATTTATTGCAAGCGATTGAGCTGTTAAATAAAAATCCTCATATTCAAGTGGAGGATGTCTCTTCTGTATATGAAACA
This sequence is a window from Bacillus pseudomycoides DSM 12442. Protein-coding genes within it:
- the folB gene encoding dihydroneopterin aldolase, with amino-acid sequence MDKIYIHDMEFYGYHGVFPEENKLGQRFKVDLTVELDLKQAGESDNLEHSVNYGELFELCRQVVEDRTYKLVESIAENIAANILNQYVSILRCTVKVVKPDPPIPGHYRAVAVEITRGRP